From the Desulfarculaceae bacterium genome, one window contains:
- a CDS encoding peptidyl-prolyl cis-trans isomerase, with the protein MALTVALTLTAGAAALAARSNPVVKLETSKGDIVIELDEAKAPKTVANFLAYVKDGFYDGTIFHRVIDGFMIQGGGFKSDMGMKATKAPIENEADNGLKNDKYTLAMARTMDPNSATAQFFINVADNDFLNHTGKNPQGWGYAVFGKVTQGQDVVDKIKDVPTTTKGMHQDVPVEPVVINKAVVISE; encoded by the coding sequence ATGGCGCTGACCGTGGCCCTCACTCTCACCGCCGGGGCGGCTGCCCTGGCCGCAAGGAGCAATCCCGTGGTCAAACTTGAGACCAGCAAAGGCGACATAGTAATCGAGCTCGACGAGGCCAAGGCGCCCAAGACCGTGGCCAACTTCCTGGCCTACGTGAAGGACGGCTTCTACGACGGCACCATCTTCCACCGCGTCATCGACGGCTTCATGATCCAGGGTGGCGGCTTCAAGTCCGACATGGGCATGAAGGCCACCAAGGCCCCCATCGAGAACGAGGCGGACAACGGCCTGAAGAACGACAAGTACACCCTGGCCATGGCCCGCACCATGGACCCCAACAGCGCCACCGCCCAGTTCTTCATCAACGTGGCGGACAACGATTTCCTCAACCACACCGGCAAGAACCCCCAGGGTTGGGGCTACGCGGTGTTCGGCAAGGTGACCCAGGGCCAGGACGTGGTGGACAAGATCAAGGACGTGCCCACCACCACCAAGGGCATGCACCAGGACGTGCCCGTGGAGCCGGTGGTGATCAACAAGGCCGTGGTGATCTCGGAGTAG
- the nth gene encoding endonuclease III, which translates to MAKSKADKSVQGWQPPDPKRVKAVLAALDRLYPKAHCALNYSTPWELLVATILSAQCTDERVNQVTPELFKQYPKVKDFAGADPGDLEQAVRPTGFFRNKAKSIKGAAQKIMEEHGGQVPDNLEALVKLPGVGRKTANVVLGNSFGVPGITVDTHVGRVCLRLEFIDQKDAVKAEFQLMEIVPEKRWTMFSHQVIFHGRQVCHSRKPACGDCGLLKHCPFGQQHVND; encoded by the coding sequence TTGGCCAAATCCAAGGCCGATAAGAGCGTCCAGGGCTGGCAGCCTCCCGACCCCAAGCGGGTCAAGGCGGTGCTGGCGGCCCTGGACCGCCTTTATCCCAAGGCCCACTGCGCCCTGAACTATTCCACCCCCTGGGAGCTGTTGGTGGCCACCATCCTCAGTGCCCAATGCACCGACGAGCGGGTGAACCAGGTCACGCCAGAGCTGTTCAAGCAGTATCCCAAGGTAAAGGACTTCGCGGGGGCCGACCCGGGCGACCTGGAGCAGGCGGTGCGGCCCACCGGCTTTTTCCGCAACAAGGCCAAGTCCATCAAGGGCGCGGCCCAGAAGATCATGGAAGAGCACGGCGGCCAGGTGCCGGACAACCTGGAGGCCTTGGTCAAGCTGCCCGGCGTGGGGCGCAAGACGGCCAACGTGGTCCTGGGCAACTCCTTTGGCGTGCCGGGCATCACCGTGGACACCCACGTGGGCCGGGTGTGCCTGCGCCTGGAGTTCATCGACCAGAAGGACGCGGTCAAGGCCGAGTTCCAGCTCATGGAGATCGTCCCGGAGAAGCGCTGGACCATGTTCAGCCACCAGGTGATCTTCCACGGCCGCCAGGTTTGCCACTCCCGCAAGCCGGCCTGCGGTGACTGCGGCCTGCTCAAACACTGCCCCTTCGGGCAGCAGCATGTGAACGACTGA
- a CDS encoding ACT domain-containing protein: MDKERVFVVVLGKDQKGIIAKVSNLCFEHGGNIMDVQQKVMDGTFVMTMLVDLTGGSDPAVLRKALDGLAAEMDLTVMLQNEAVIKAMHRV, encoded by the coding sequence ATGGACAAGGAACGCGTGTTCGTGGTGGTGCTGGGCAAGGACCAGAAGGGCATCATCGCCAAGGTCTCCAACCTGTGCTTTGAGCACGGGGGCAACATCATGGACGTGCAGCAAAAGGTCATGGACGGCACTTTTGTCATGACCATGCTGGTGGACCTGACCGGCGGCAGCGATCCCGCCGTGCTGCGCAAGGCCCTGGACGGCCTGGCCGCGGAGATGGACCTCACGGTGATGTTGCAGAACGAGGCCGTGATCAAGGCCATGCACCGGGTCTAG
- a CDS encoding PFL family protein: MEFGVEEVFETAGMILFEHFDIRAVTLGVNLKDLMARDPEQLAEAARERLTRLGSRLVSEAAAVTESLGLPIVNKRMSITPAAWLLEPCPGDEAPLTLARALDAAAAEAGVDFIGGWGALLQKGATNADNRLMESLPQVLGNTQRICGFLNLASTKAGMNLDAIARLGHILKDMAAAADKGIACAKFVAFANAPEDNPFMAGAFHGGGEPDTALNVGISGPGVVNAVVAQHPDCDLTMLSEIIRRTVFKITRAGELVGRELARRLGVNFGVVDISLAPTTAMGDSVGEILEGMGLERVGAPGTTAALALLIDAVKKGGAMASGHVGGLSGTFIPVSEDSAMIEAVQAGALTLEKLEAMTAVCSVGLDMFAVPGDTSPAALAALIADELAIGMANDKTTGVRVIPAPGMVAGDMLDFGGLLGRAPVMPLSPFSGEKFVARGGRLPAPIRSLTN, encoded by the coding sequence GTGGAATTCGGGGTTGAGGAAGTCTTCGAAACCGCGGGGATGATCCTCTTCGAGCATTTCGACATCCGCGCGGTGACCCTGGGGGTGAACCTCAAGGACCTCATGGCCCGCGACCCGGAGCAGCTGGCCGAGGCGGCCCGCGAGCGCCTGACCCGCCTGGGCTCGCGCCTGGTGAGCGAGGCGGCGGCGGTCACCGAGTCCCTGGGCCTGCCCATCGTCAACAAGCGCATGTCCATCACCCCGGCGGCCTGGCTCCTGGAGCCCTGCCCGGGCGACGAGGCCCCGCTGACCCTGGCCCGCGCCCTGGACGCGGCGGCGGCCGAGGCGGGGGTGGACTTCATCGGCGGTTGGGGGGCCCTGTTGCAAAAGGGGGCCACCAACGCAGACAACCGCCTCATGGAGTCGCTGCCCCAGGTATTGGGCAACACCCAGCGTATCTGCGGCTTCTTGAACCTGGCCTCCACCAAGGCTGGCATGAACCTGGACGCCATCGCCCGTTTGGGCCACATCCTCAAGGACATGGCCGCGGCGGCGGACAAGGGCATCGCCTGCGCCAAGTTCGTGGCCTTTGCCAACGCGCCCGAGGACAACCCCTTCATGGCCGGGGCCTTCCACGGCGGGGGCGAGCCCGACACCGCGCTCAACGTGGGCATCAGCGGACCCGGCGTGGTCAACGCGGTGGTGGCCCAGCATCCCGACTGCGACCTCACCATGCTCTCGGAGATCATCCGGCGCACCGTGTTCAAGATCACCCGCGCCGGCGAGCTGGTGGGCCGCGAGCTGGCCCGCCGCCTGGGGGTCAACTTCGGGGTGGTGGACATCAGCCTGGCCCCCACCACGGCCATGGGCGACAGCGTGGGCGAGATTTTAGAGGGCATGGGCCTGGAGCGGGTGGGCGCCCCCGGCACCACCGCCGCCCTGGCTTTGCTCATAGACGCGGTGAAAAAGGGCGGGGCCATGGCCTCGGGCCACGTGGGCGGGCTCTCGGGCACCTTCATCCCGGTGAGCGAGGACTCGGCCATGATCGAGGCGGTGCAGGCCGGGGCCCTCACCCTGGAGAAGCTGGAAGCCATGACCGCGGTGTGCTCCGTGGGCCTGGACATGTTCGCCGTGCCTGGCGACACCAGCCCCGCCGCCTTGGCCGCGCTCATCGCCGACGAGCTGGCCATCGGCATGGCCAACGACAAGACCACCGGGGTGCGGGTGATTCCCGCCCCGGGCATGGTGGCGGGCGACATGCTGGACTTCGGGGGCCTATTGGGCCGCGCGCCGGTCATGCCCTTGTCGCCCTTTTCGGGCGAGAAGTTCGTGGCCCGGGGGGGGCGCCTGCCCGCGCCTATCCGCTCGCTGACCAACTAG
- a CDS encoding protein-L-isoaspartate(D-aspartate) O-methyltransferase: MKRLILLLAALLLLAAWPALADDPYQAARQRMVDTQIADRGISSPLVLAAMRTVPRHQFVDPAWRPQAYEDHPLPIGQGQTISQPFIVAYMSQLLRVRPGLKVLEIGTGSGYQAAVLAVMGAQVYTVEIIPELAEKAAATLKGMGYQGVKVKLADGHFGWPDQAPFDRIVVTAGAKEIPPALLEQLAPGGRMVIPVGADSGGEELTLVLKDQNGKISQQTLLPVRFVPLVGGKPGKK, translated from the coding sequence ATGAAACGGCTGATCCTGCTGCTGGCCGCGCTGCTGTTGCTGGCCGCCTGGCCCGCCCTGGCCGACGACCCCTACCAGGCCGCCCGCCAGCGCATGGTGGATACCCAGATTGCCGACCGGGGCATCAGCTCGCCCCTGGTGCTGGCCGCCATGCGCACCGTGCCCCGCCACCAGTTCGTGGACCCGGCCTGGCGTCCCCAGGCCTACGAGGATCACCCCTTGCCCATCGGCCAGGGCCAGACCATCTCCCAGCCCTTCATCGTGGCCTACATGAGCCAGCTGCTCCGGGTGCGCCCCGGACTCAAGGTGCTGGAGATCGGCACGGGCTCGGGCTATCAGGCGGCGGTGCTGGCGGTGATGGGCGCTCAGGTCTACACCGTGGAGATCATCCCCGAGCTGGCCGAAAAGGCCGCCGCCACCCTCAAGGGCATGGGCTACCAGGGAGTGAAGGTAAAGCTGGCCGACGGGCACTTCGGCTGGCCCGATCAGGCGCCCTTTGACCGCATCGTGGTCACCGCCGGGGCCAAGGAGATACCGCCCGCCCTCTTGGAGCAGTTGGCTCCCGGCGGGCGCATGGTCATCCCGGTGGGCGCGGACTCGGGCGGCGAGGAGCTCACCCTGGTGCTCAAGGACCAAAACGGCAAGATCAGCCAGCAGACCCTGTTGCCGGTGCGCTTCGTGCCTCTGGTGGGCGGCAAGCCCGGCAAAAAATAG
- a CDS encoding APC family permease has translation MPDNMGNGPRRTLGIFTLAMINMAAILTLRNLPLMAFYGLASIFYYGVAALAFFVPVALVAAELATTYPESGGVYAWVKRGFGPRYGFLAVWMDWVENVVWFPTVLSFVAATIAYALNPSLDENKLFMVTVMLVVYWGATFANFFGMKASGIISSVGTIAGTLIPGTLLIVMAVVWLLKGGGVQFEVSWGAMMPDLKWANMSFFAGVILGYFGIEMAAFHAKEARDPRKDYPKAIMLAVVAIVAVFMMGSLAIAVVVPAKDISLVAGLMQAMERFFDPFGLKWLVPVLAVLAAAGGIAQISTWLVGPSKGLLATARDGSLPSSLQKVNRKHMPVSILIAQGMVSTVFILLFLLVPNANSFYWILSALTAQLTVIMYILMLGAGIRLRYSDPEAKRAYQVPGGKLGMWIIGGVGLFSCFFAFFVGFVPPVDVKTGGLIGFEAFLVLGIVALSAPPFILDRIKKASWLPKHPEELED, from the coding sequence ATGCCGGACAACATGGGCAACGGGCCGCGGCGCACTCTGGGCATCTTCACCCTGGCCATGATCAACATGGCCGCCATCCTCACCCTGCGCAACCTGCCGCTTATGGCCTTCTACGGCCTGGCCTCCATTTTCTATTACGGCGTGGCCGCCCTGGCCTTTTTCGTGCCCGTGGCCCTGGTGGCCGCCGAGCTGGCCACCACCTACCCCGAGTCCGGCGGGGTCTACGCCTGGGTCAAGCGCGGCTTTGGCCCCAGATACGGCTTTCTGGCGGTGTGGATGGACTGGGTGGAGAACGTGGTGTGGTTCCCCACGGTGCTCTCCTTCGTGGCCGCCACCATCGCCTACGCTCTGAACCCCAGCCTGGACGAGAACAAGTTGTTCATGGTCACGGTGATGCTGGTGGTCTACTGGGGCGCCACCTTCGCCAACTTCTTCGGCATGAAGGCCTCGGGCATCATCTCCAGCGTGGGCACCATCGCCGGCACCCTGATCCCGGGCACCCTGCTGATCGTCATGGCCGTGGTGTGGCTTCTCAAGGGCGGCGGGGTGCAGTTCGAGGTGTCCTGGGGCGCCATGATGCCGGACCTGAAATGGGCCAACATGTCCTTTTTCGCCGGGGTGATTCTGGGCTACTTCGGAATCGAGATGGCCGCCTTCCACGCCAAGGAGGCCCGCGACCCGCGCAAGGACTACCCCAAGGCCATCATGCTGGCCGTGGTGGCCATCGTGGCCGTGTTCATGATGGGCTCGCTGGCCATCGCGGTGGTGGTGCCGGCCAAGGACATCAGCCTGGTGGCCGGGCTCATGCAGGCCATGGAGCGCTTTTTCGACCCCTTCGGCCTCAAATGGCTGGTGCCGGTGCTGGCCGTATTGGCCGCGGCCGGGGGCATCGCCCAGATATCCACCTGGCTGGTGGGCCCCTCCAAGGGCCTGTTGGCCACCGCCCGCGACGGCTCGCTGCCCTCTTCCTTGCAGAAAGTGAACCGCAAGCACATGCCGGTGTCCATCCTGATCGCCCAGGGCATGGTGAGCACCGTGTTCATCCTGCTTTTCCTGCTGGTGCCCAACGCCAACAGCTTCTACTGGATTCTCTCGGCCCTGACCGCCCAGCTCACGGTGATCATGTACATCCTCATGCTGGGCGCGGGCATCCGCCTGCGCTACAGCGACCCCGAGGCCAAGCGGGCCTATCAGGTGCCCGGCGGCAAGCTGGGCATGTGGATCATCGGCGGGGTGGGCCTGTTCTCCTGCTTTTTCGCCTTTTTCGTGGGGTTCGTGCCGCCGGTGGACGTGAAGACCGGCGGGCTCATCGGCTTCGAGGCCTTCCTGGTGCTGGGCATCGTGGCCCTGTCGGCCCCGCCCTTTATCCTGGACCGCATCAAGAAGGCCTCCTGGCTGCCCAAGCATCCCGAGGAGCTGGAAGACTAG
- a CDS encoding MATE family efflux transporter, with the protein MFKRWSQPNGYRQVLAVGLPLVVSFGSTSLIHFTDRVFLANYSVDAIAASLPAGIASFVALCFFMGVTGYVNVFVAQYVGAGARERVGAALWQGIYFSLGAGLLLACLWFIAGPLFALGGHPEPVQRLEVVYFRILTLGAGMVVMATTLSCFFSGRGLTRPVMVINLISAGLNIPLDYLLIYGVGPFPELGIVGAALATVTSQAVMVLLFALAVFRPEHDRLFAVWRSRALDRALFARLMRFGLPGGVQFFMDIFAFTFFVFMVGRLGRAELAATNIVMAISTLSFLPMIGLSIAVSTLVGQAIGAGRPADGVEATASTLHITLAYMGLVALSFVLLPHLLMSPFMDAQASPEARAQLMTLGVTLLRFVALYTLFDALAIIYMGALKGAGDIYFVMWTMGLAALSILIIPAWVGLEVLGLGLDFLWGCVVLYVVAMGLSFRWRFRRGAWQKMRVIESPPTPEPLP; encoded by the coding sequence ATGTTCAAGCGTTGGTCACAACCCAATGGCTATCGCCAGGTATTGGCCGTGGGCCTGCCCCTGGTGGTGAGCTTTGGCAGCACCTCTCTGATCCACTTCACGGACCGGGTGTTTCTGGCCAACTACTCGGTGGACGCCATCGCCGCCTCCCTGCCGGCGGGCATCGCCTCTTTCGTGGCCCTGTGTTTTTTCATGGGCGTCACCGGCTATGTCAACGTGTTCGTGGCCCAATACGTGGGGGCCGGAGCCCGGGAGCGGGTGGGCGCGGCGCTGTGGCAGGGCATCTATTTCTCCCTGGGGGCAGGCCTTTTGCTGGCCTGCCTGTGGTTCATCGCCGGGCCGCTGTTCGCCCTGGGCGGGCATCCCGAGCCGGTGCAGCGCCTGGAGGTGGTCTACTTCCGCATCCTCACCCTGGGAGCGGGGATGGTGGTAATGGCCACCACCCTGAGCTGCTTCTTCTCCGGCCGGGGGCTCACCCGCCCGGTGATGGTGATAAACCTGATCAGCGCGGGGCTCAACATCCCCCTGGACTATCTGCTCATCTACGGGGTGGGGCCTTTCCCGGAGCTGGGCATCGTGGGCGCGGCCCTGGCCACGGTGACCTCCCAGGCGGTGATGGTGCTGCTGTTCGCCTTGGCCGTGTTCCGGCCGGAGCACGACCGCCTCTTCGCGGTGTGGCGTTCCCGGGCCCTGGATCGCGCGCTTTTCGCCCGCCTGATGCGCTTCGGTCTGCCCGGCGGGGTGCAGTTCTTCATGGACATCTTCGCCTTCACCTTCTTCGTGTTCATGGTGGGGCGCTTGGGCCGGGCGGAGCTGGCCGCCACCAACATCGTGATGGCCATCAGCACCCTGTCCTTTTTACCCATGATCGGGCTGTCCATCGCGGTGAGCACCCTGGTGGGCCAGGCCATCGGCGCGGGCCGCCCCGCCGACGGCGTGGAGGCCACCGCCTCCACCCTGCACATCACCCTGGCCTACATGGGGCTGGTGGCCCTGAGCTTCGTGCTGCTGCCCCACTTGCTCATGAGCCCCTTCATGGACGCCCAGGCCAGCCCGGAGGCCCGGGCCCAGCTCATGACCCTGGGGGTGACCCTCTTGCGCTTCGTGGCGCTCTATACCCTGTTCGACGCCCTGGCCATCATTTACATGGGCGCGCTCAAGGGCGCGGGCGACATCTACTTCGTCATGTGGACCATGGGCCTGGCCGCCCTGAGCATCCTCATCATCCCCGCCTGGGTGGGGCTGGAGGTGTTGGGGCTGGGGTTAGATTTCCTGTGGGGCTGCGTGGTGCTCTATGTGGTGGCCATGGGTCTGAGCTTCCGCTGGCGCTTCCGGCGGGGAGCTTGGCAAAAGATGCGGGTCATCGAGAGCCCTCCCACGCCCGAGCCTCTGCCTTGA
- a CDS encoding PAS domain-containing protein: protein MDTQPLPAPPVELLAQAPVALTVLDREARVLYYNPYAATILDRKPSYIGRDVRELHNPASNERIDAILAAYASGERGEFSWVLERGDKRFAVRVAPWMKDGEWAGVLHAVVVLQGLNHA, encoded by the coding sequence ATGGATACACAGCCTTTGCCCGCCCCTCCCGTGGAGCTTTTGGCCCAGGCCCCGGTGGCCCTCACCGTGTTGGACCGCGAGGCCCGGGTGCTCTATTACAACCCCTACGCGGCCACCATCCTGGACCGCAAGCCATCCTATATCGGCCGCGACGTGCGCGAGCTGCACAACCCGGCCAGCAATGAGCGCATCGACGCCATCTTGGCGGCTTATGCCTCGGGCGAGCGCGGCGAGTTCAGCTGGGTCCTGGAACGGGGAGACAAGCGCTTCGCCGTCCGGGTGGCCCCATGGATGAAGGACGGGGAGTGGGCCGGGGTGCTGCACGCGGTGGTGGTGCTCCAGGGGCTGAACCACGCTTGA
- a CDS encoding glycosyltransferase has translation MPHRILHAITTTMVGGAEIQLVRLVAASDPEHFSHTVVGLGPEGPMAEQMRQAGAEVISLGLEPKPVALLEGVRRLRAIMQDTRPELVQGWMYHANLMALMAARLSGRAPVTWGVFCSNMELAEYRATTRVLVKACAAASRWPVAIVSNSHVGVNFHAAQGYPRKSMLVIPNGFDTEGYRPDPAARAEVRAELGLGEEHLLIGKVARFDPMKDHASLFRAFREVLEQFPNARLVTLGLNMEPGNPALKEALEPPLAGRVILAGRHTGIPRWLEAMDLHVSSSAFGEGMSNAVSEAMACGVPNVVTDVGDSGRLVGETGLVVPPRDSAALAEAIKQVLAMSPDERRALGLSARRRIKEHFSLAAMARAYENLYHRFLPPHAHH, from the coding sequence TTGCCTCACCGGATCTTGCACGCCATCACCACCACCATGGTGGGGGGGGCTGAAATACAACTGGTGCGCCTGGTCGCGGCCAGCGACCCGGAGCATTTCAGCCATACCGTGGTGGGCCTGGGCCCGGAAGGCCCCATGGCCGAGCAGATGCGCCAGGCCGGGGCCGAGGTGATCAGCCTGGGCCTGGAGCCCAAGCCCGTGGCCTTGCTCGAGGGGGTGCGCCGCCTGCGGGCTATCATGCAGGACACCCGGCCCGAGCTGGTGCAAGGATGGATGTACCACGCCAACCTCATGGCGCTCATGGCCGCGCGCCTGAGCGGCCGCGCTCCGGTGACCTGGGGGGTGTTCTGTTCCAACATGGAGCTGGCCGAGTACCGCGCCACCACCCGCGTGCTGGTAAAGGCCTGCGCGGCCGCCTCCCGCTGGCCCGTGGCCATCGTGTCCAACAGCCACGTGGGGGTGAATTTCCACGCGGCCCAGGGCTATCCCCGCAAGTCCATGCTGGTGATCCCCAACGGTTTCGACACCGAGGGCTACCGCCCCGATCCCGCGGCCCGGGCCGAGGTGCGCGCCGAGCTGGGCCTGGGCGAGGAGCATTTGCTCATCGGCAAGGTGGCCCGTTTCGACCCCATGAAAGACCACGCCTCCTTGTTCCGGGCCTTCCGCGAGGTGCTGGAGCAGTTTCCCAACGCCCGCCTGGTCACCCTGGGCCTGAACATGGAGCCGGGCAACCCGGCCCTCAAGGAGGCCCTGGAGCCGCCCCTGGCGGGCCGGGTCATCCTGGCCGGCCGCCACACCGGCATCCCCCGCTGGCTGGAGGCCATGGACCTGCACGTCTCCTCCAGCGCCTTTGGCGAGGGCATGTCCAACGCGGTGAGCGAGGCCATGGCCTGCGGGGTGCCCAACGTGGTCACCGACGTGGGCGACAGCGGCCGCCTGGTGGGCGAAACCGGCCTGGTGGTGCCCCCCCGCGACAGCGCGGCCCTGGCCGAAGCCATTAAGCAGGTGCTGGCCATGTCCCCGGATGAGCGCCGCGCCCTGGGGCTTTCGGCTCGCCGCCGCATCAAGGAGCACTTCTCCCTGGCGGCCATGGCCCGGGCCTACGAAAATCTCTACCACCGCTTTTTGCCTCCGCACGCCCATCACTGA
- a CDS encoding glycosyltransferase encodes MASLPPLKVTFLMRSMLYGGAERQVVMLAGELVRRGHRVSVVVFYPGGALEKELLAAGCRVVGMGKGGRWDLVGFLPRLARTLRGLGTQVLVTYLDVPNLVAAGLRPLLPGAAVVWGVRASNTDWSRYGWFERLTFRLERPMSRLADLIICNSHAGLEQARGAGFAADRLVVVPNGIDTRRFAPAREKGLGLRAELGLTPEQNLVGLVGRLDPAKDHPGFLKAAALAAGRFPEARFVCVGDGPADRLARFQALGRELGLDGRLFWLPGRDAVEEVYNGLDVLCSASGFGEGFPNVLGEAMACGLPCVATRVGDAPGILGEAGRVVAPGDPTALAGALCELLAMSPAERRALGLRARHRVKENFGVERLAERTLEAWAQGRVAKKLGL; translated from the coding sequence ATGGCAAGCCTGCCCCCGCTCAAAGTCACCTTTCTCATGCGTTCCATGCTCTACGGCGGGGCCGAGCGTCAGGTGGTGATGCTGGCCGGCGAGCTGGTCCGGCGGGGGCATCGGGTCTCGGTGGTGGTGTTCTATCCCGGCGGGGCTCTGGAAAAAGAGCTCCTGGCCGCGGGCTGCCGGGTGGTGGGCATGGGCAAGGGCGGCCGCTGGGATTTGGTGGGCTTCCTGCCCCGCCTGGCCCGCACCCTGCGCGGCCTGGGCACCCAGGTGCTGGTCACCTATCTGGACGTGCCCAACCTGGTGGCCGCGGGGCTAAGGCCCCTGCTGCCCGGCGCGGCGGTGGTGTGGGGGGTGCGCGCCTCCAACACCGACTGGAGCCGCTATGGCTGGTTCGAGCGTCTGACCTTCCGCCTGGAACGGCCCATGTCCCGCCTGGCCGACCTGATCATCTGCAACTCCCACGCCGGCCTGGAACAGGCGCGGGGTGCCGGTTTCGCGGCCGATCGCCTGGTGGTGGTGCCCAACGGCATCGACACCCGGCGCTTCGCCCCGGCGCGTGAGAAGGGTCTGGGCCTGCGCGCCGAGCTGGGCCTGACGCCGGAGCAGAACCTGGTGGGCCTGGTGGGCCGCCTGGACCCGGCCAAGGACCACCCCGGGTTCCTAAAGGCCGCCGCCTTGGCGGCCGGGCGTTTTCCCGAGGCTCGTTTCGTTTGCGTGGGTGACGGCCCGGCCGATAGGCTGGCCCGCTTCCAGGCCTTGGGCCGCGAGCTTGGCCTGGACGGCCGGCTCTTTTGGCTGCCCGGGCGCGATGCGGTGGAGGAGGTCTACAACGGCCTGGATGTGCTGTGCAGCGCTTCGGGCTTTGGCGAGGGCTTCCCCAACGTGCTTGGCGAGGCCATGGCCTGCGGGCTGCCCTGCGTGGCCACCAGGGTGGGCGACGCCCCCGGCATCCTGGGCGAGGCGGGCCGCGTGGTCGCGCCCGGCGACCCAACGGCCCTGGCCGGGGCCCTGTGCGAGCTGCTGGCCATGAGCCCGGCAGAGCGCCGCGCCCTGGGTCTGCGGGCTCGCCATCGGGTGAAGGAAAACTTCGGGGTGGAGCGCCTGGCCGAGCGCACCCTGGAGGCCTGGGCCCAAGGCCGGGTGGCAAAAAAGCTGGGGCTCTAG
- a CDS encoding ankyrin repeat domain-containing protein — protein sequence MSLNLPSAPALLRGAVVAAAALGLWLACLALQPPPTPLIKAVGDGDLTRTEALLQQDPASVNRVCLGRAALHLAVLKGNAPMVELLLRHGADIEARDALGDTPLHAAAFGVGKAVIKPLLAHGANPDARNHAGQTPLHLAAYAWPNLYARDQSRTLLRAGAAPDPRDQAGLTPRDLAVIMGNEPVIDLLERP from the coding sequence ATGTCCCTGAACCTACCCAGCGCGCCGGCCCTCCTGCGGGGGGCGGTGGTGGCGGCCGCGGCCTTGGGGCTGTGGTTGGCCTGCCTGGCTTTGCAACCGCCGCCCACGCCCCTGATCAAAGCGGTGGGCGACGGCGACCTGACCCGGACCGAGGCCCTGCTCCAACAAGACCCCGCCTCGGTCAATCGGGTCTGCCTGGGCCGCGCAGCCTTGCACCTGGCGGTGCTCAAGGGCAACGCGCCCATGGTGGAGTTGCTACTCAGGCACGGGGCGGACATCGAGGCCCGGGACGCCCTGGGCGACACCCCCCTGCACGCAGCGGCCTTCGGCGTGGGCAAGGCGGTGATCAAGCCGCTGCTGGCCCACGGCGCTAACCCCGACGCGCGCAACCACGCGGGACAGACCCCCTTGCACCTGGCCGCCTACGCCTGGCCCAACCTCTACGCCCGCGACCAGAGCCGCACTTTGCTGCGCGCCGGTGCCGCGCCCGACCCCCGCGACCAAGCGGGCCTCACGCCCCGCGACTTGGCGGTGATCATGGGCAACGAGCCGGTGATCGATCTCCTGGAGAGGCCCTAG